A genomic window from Astatotilapia calliptera chromosome 12, fAstCal1.2, whole genome shotgun sequence includes:
- the LOC113033757 gene encoding arrestin domain-containing protein 3-like, which produces MSPIKDFNVIYTATNDDDTVSPGDIIVGAVIFRLTKDVKVKSVSLKIKGDAFAQWSDGDTKYFAQRRYFKVKSYVVEKNPKGTVLPQGVNSLFFAFKLPDCDMPSSFQGKNGRISYIMEAKIARSWHWSSDSQKEIKFMSRSSPHTVQMMDPQSGSVSKNMGGRSRGQVQMSATINRGVCSPGETLSVVAKICNSSSKEMRPKFKLQQKIVYSCKKHTNPTFKTLCKMVGDTISPNSEQTVSCKIKIPGDIAPTLHNCDIISVEYYVKVYLDISFAFDPEVTFPLVILPSRLASIWPDEALGQSVGEGGAAKATSYNVHAVPTASGACQYPIPNPPQDDDIKGGNYNQLPQGATSLGLSAPAFTVDSMQQPAILQGEPSPLSTSIYQH; this is translated from the exons ATGTCTCCGATAAAGGACTTTAATGTGATTTACACAGCGACGAACGACGATGATACTGTCTCTCCGGGAGATATTATTGTAGGCGCAGTGATTTTCAGACTGACAAAAGACGTCAAAGTCAAGAGCGTTTCTCTGAAAATCAAAGGAGACGCTTTCGCGCAGTGGTCAGACGGCGACACAAAATACTTTGCGCAGAGGAGATATTTCAAAGTGAAGAGCTATGTAGTTGAAAAAAATCCTAAAG GCACTGTACTTCCCCAGGGGGTCAACAGTTTATTCTTCGCATTTAAACTTCCAGACTG tgacATGCCTTCATCCTTCCAGGGGAAAAACGGAAGAATTTCCTACATCATGGAAGCAAAGATAGCTAGGAGCTGGCATTGGTCCTCTGATTCACAAAAAGAGATCAAGTTTATGTCCAGGTCCAGTCCACACACTGTCCAAATGATG GATCCACAATCTGGTTCAGTGAGTAAAAACATGGGTGGTCGCTCCAGGGGACAGGTCCAGATGTCTGCCACTATTAATAGAGGTGTTTGTTCTCCAG GAGAAACTTTATCTGTTGTTGCCAAAATATGCAACTCCTCTTCCAAGGAAATGAGACCCAAATTCAAACTTCAACAGAAAATAGTGTACAGCTGCAAGAAACATACTAATCCCACCTTCAAGACTCTGTGCAAAATGGTCGGGGACACTATCAGTCCAAACTCAGAGCAAACTGTGTCCTGCAAAATTAAGATTCCTGGTGACATTGCCCCCACTCTCCATAACTGTGATATTATTTCAGTTGAATATTATGTCAAG GTGTATCTGGACATTAGTTTTGCCTTTGACCCAGAAGTGACGTTTCCACTGGTCATCCTTCCTTCCAGACTTGCTTCCATATGGCCCGATGAGGCTTTAGGACAATCTGTGGGGGAGGGTGGGGCAGCCAAGGCCACCAGTTACAATGTACATGCTGTACCTACAGCCTCGGGTGCTTGCCAATACCCCATCCCCAATCCCCCTCAGGATGATGACATAAAAGGAGGCAATTATAaccagttgcctcaaggtgctacTTCACTGGGGCTCTCAGCTCCAGCTTTCACAGTGGATTCAATGCAGCAACCAGCTATTCTGCAGGGAGAACCATCTCCATTATCTACTTCCATTTACCAGCATTAG